TAGCCCTCGGCCGCCCGGCCAGCAAACTGCCGTTCATCTCCGGCCACCTGGAACAACGCTTCCGCCTACTGATGGACGGCCGCCCCCTGTGGCTGGAACGCCAGCCCATGGACCCGAACCACCCGAGATTCAAAGGCCACTGGGGCCAGGGCGGCGCCACCGTACAGGCCACCCTCTGGGTCGTCGGCCTCGAAGACGAAGCCGCCGCCATAGAAGAACTCCGGGAAACCCTGCCAGAGAGCAAGCGCTGGGCCGTCACCCGCCGCCGGAGCGTGGTACTGCTGCGCTACCTGGGGCAGGAACGCAACGAAGCCTGGGCGATCTGCCAACAAGCCTGGGAATTGCTAAGACCAAGACTAACCGGCCAGCCCGCCAGTATTCCAAGAATCTGGCTGACCTGAACAACATACGAATCGCGTAGCGAAAAACGGAGCGATAACCGATGGAATTAACGCCCAGAGACAAAGACAAACTGCTGCTGTTCACAGCCGCCCTGCTGGCCGAACGCCGCAAAGCCAAAGGCCTGAAACTCAACTACCCCGAAGCCGTCGCCCTCATCAGTGCCGAAATCATGGAAGGCGCGAGGGAAGGCCGCACCGTG
This Marinobacter salinus DNA region includes the following protein-coding sequences:
- the ureA gene encoding urease subunit gamma, yielding MELTPRDKDKLLLFTAALLAERRKAKGLKLNYPEAVALISAEIMEGAREGRTVAELMTAGTEILTRDDVMDGIAEMVDEVQVEATFPDGTKLVTVHNPIV